CGAACAGTTCGGCCGTGTCGGCCTCCAGCGCCCCTTCCTTCGCGGAGTGCCTGGCCAGCGCCACCAGCTCCTGGGGGCTGCGGGCCGAGGCCAGTTCCTCCGCCGGTTCCAGCCCGAAGCGGCGCACGATGCGGTTGGCGGTGCTGTTGAGGTGACCGATGAAGGGGCGGAAGACGGCGGTGAACACCCGCTGCGGCGTGGCCACCGTCCTGGCGACGGCCAGCGGGGACGAGATGGCCCAGTTCTTGGGCACCAGCTCGCCGACCACCATCAGGACGACGGTGGACAGGGCCGTGCCGATCACCAGCGCCAGGGAGGAGGCCACACCGGGCGGCAGGCCCGTCGCCTCCACCGGGCCCCGGATCAGCGCGGTGATGGACGGCTCGGAGAGCATGCCGACCACCAGGTTGGTGACGGTGATGCCGAGCTGCGCCCCGGAGAGCTGGAACGTGAGGCTGCGTACGGCCTTGAGGGCCCCGGCCGCGCCCCGCTCGCCCCGATCCGCGGCTCGTTCGAGCTCGCTCCGCTCGACGGTCGTCAGGGAGAACTCGGCGGCCACGAACGCGCCGCAGGCCACGGAGAGGAGCAGGGCCGCGAGGAGCAGGAGTACTTCCGTCAACGGTTCACCTCCGTCCCACGGCCGGGCAGGGGCGGATGGTTCGCGTGTCGCCGGTGGTACCGGCTGCCGGAAGGCTCGCCCATGGGCGGAGGCTCACACCTTTCGAAGGGTCGGACAGCGGGACGTGTGTGCCGGGCGGGCCGCGGGGTGCGGGACGCCGGGACCGGCGCGGTGGATGACATCCCATCACACCGGCCGGTCGCCGAAAGGCCCGCGAACCGCCGACCGGAACCGTACGTTCCGGCTACAGCGGCTTCACCCAGCGGCGCCAGTGGTCCTCCCGGTGATAGCCGACAGCCGCCCAGGCACCGTGTGCCCGCTCGTTGGCCTCCAGAACCATGGCGTCGACGCGGCGCCCGCCCAGCGCCTCGAAGCGCCGTTCCGCGGCCTCCAGCAGGGCGGTGGCGACACCCTGCCGGCGGCAGCCGGGGTGTACGGCCAGCCGGTAGGCGGAGCAGCGCCACCCGTCGAAACCGGCGATCACGGTGCCCACCAGCCGGCTGTCACGTTCCGCGAGCAGCAGGGATTCGGGGTCCCTGGCCAGGAGGCGGGCGACTCCGTCGGGGTCGTCGCTGATGCTGGTTCCCTCGGCCGCCTCCTGCCAGAACCGCAGGACGGGCTCGATGTCGGTGTGGACGGCGTACCGGATGCGGAGATCACTCATCGCGCGAGCCAAACACGGTGCCGCCCCTCGCGGCGAATCGTTTCCGCGATCCGGACCGCGGCCCCGCGCGATCAGACCCGGCCCGGAACCCGGACCCGGGCGACCCGGCCCGTACCCGGGCGACGGCCTCCCGGTGTACCGGGCGCGATCCCGCCCCCTTGCCCGTGCTAGCGCCCGCGCGCTAGCGTGAAGGCGTGCCCAAGACACAGCTGAACGTCCGAGTGGACGAGGCCACCGCCGAGGCGGCGCGGCAGCGCGCCCTGCAGCGGGGGGTGAGCGTGAACCGCTACATAGAGGACCTCGTCAGGCGGGACGCGGGTGAGATGGGACACACCTTCGTCGAGGCCGCGGCCGATTTCATGAAGCAGTACGAGACGGTGTTCGCCGAAGAGTTCGGCGCGGAACGCAAAGGCGCCCGTTGAACCTGCGGATCGACCTCTCCTGGCTGCTGATGGTGGCCGAGCACAAGACGCCCGGTGATCCGCAGGTCGTCGACTGGGGAGCGCTCGTCGCCGCCGTGAGCAGGCACGAGGCGGAGATCTTCGGCAGCCCTGTGTACAGCGATCCGCACTCCCGGGCGGCCGCACTCCTCCAGCTCCTCCTGCACGTTCCCGCGCTCGAACACTCCAACGCCATGTTCGCGTCCGCCGTCGCCTACGGGTACCTGATCGCCTCGGGGGAAAAAATCACCACCTCTCCCGAACAGGTGCGCGACCTGGCCCGGCTGGTGAAGGAAGGCAAGGCGGACGTCCGGGGCATCGCCGAGGAACTGCGCGGCTGGAGCCTGTGAGCCCCCGTCCCGCCGCCCGGCCCGCCTGACCCGCAGCCGCCCGCCGGGCCCCTCGGCCCGTACCGCCGTGTGCCGGCCGGGCCCGGCCGGCACACCACACCGGGCACACAGGGCGGGGCCGGTGACCGAGGGCCGCTCTCCGGAACGCGCCGCCCGCGCCCCGTCCCCGTCACGGCCGCCCCGGGGCCCGGTGCTCCCGTACCGCCCGCCGGTTCCCGCTCAGCCGGCCGGCCGGTGCCCGCCGAGGGCGGGGGCCAGCCAGCCCGCCGCCCGGGCACGGAACACGGCCGGCCCGAGCGAGCCCGCACCGGCCGGGACG
This DNA window, taken from Streptomyces nitrosporeus, encodes the following:
- a CDS encoding GNAT family N-acetyltransferase, which produces MSDLRIRYAVHTDIEPVLRFWQEAAEGTSISDDPDGVARLLARDPESLLLAERDSRLVGTVIAGFDGWRCSAYRLAVHPGCRRQGVATALLEAAERRFEALGGRRVDAMVLEANERAHGAWAAVGYHREDHWRRWVKPL
- a CDS encoding antitoxin → MPKTQLNVRVDEATAEAARQRALQRGVSVNRYIEDLVRRDAGEMGHTFVEAAADFMKQYETVFAEEFGAERKGAR
- a CDS encoding fic family toxin-antitoxin system, toxin component codes for the protein MNLRIDLSWLLMVAEHKTPGDPQVVDWGALVAAVSRHEAEIFGSPVYSDPHSRAAALLQLLLHVPALEHSNAMFASAVAYGYLIASGEKITTSPEQVRDLARLVKEGKADVRGIAEELRGWSL